The following are encoded together in the Juglans microcarpa x Juglans regia isolate MS1-56 chromosome 2D, Jm3101_v1.0, whole genome shotgun sequence genome:
- the LOC121248591 gene encoding zinc finger CCCH domain-containing protein 3-like isoform X1 has product MPDNRQVQKNATPNQSANPIEEAFWRLKINDNQEGGGAAQSAPYPDRPGEPDCLYYLRTGFCGYGSNCRYNHPSYVSQGSLYSVELPERVGQPDCGYFLKTGTCKYGSTCKYHHPRDRRGAGPVSFNVVGLPMRQEEKQCSYYMQTGLCKFGVACKFHHPQPASLGTVLPVTGHADVGSMGSTVMPSSGLPYAGGLPAWSLPRVPYISGPRFPGPETYMPAFLPQGIVPAQGWNTYMGNMSPMSPNGSTAVLYSNFIYNSKNLGESASRGLSSGTTPSLPERPDQPECRYFMNTGTCKYGSDCKFHHPKERIAQSGANPPGLPLRPGQAVCSYYSMYGLCKYGPTCKFDHPVVAVPHNYSLGLPNLAMLDSHRFSNPRSMSTAHSSETSPSKSSKFPDWVQKHDAASNKNEKSDTKTSEDSPEEEAGSSPHSIPSSAAEPLHDQSV; this is encoded by the exons AAGCATTTTGGCGGTTAAAAATCAATGATAATCAGGAGGGTGGTGGTGCCGCCCAATCAGCTCCATATCCTGATCGACCTGGTGAACCTGACTGCCTGTATTATTTGAGGACTGGATTTTGTGGTTATGGAAGTAACTGTCGTTATAATCACCCTTCTTATGTTTCTCAG GGTTCTCTGTACAGTGTTGAACTCCCAGAAAGAGTTGGACAGCCTGATTGTGGG TACTTTCTGAAGACAGGGACCTGTAAATATGGATCAACATGTAAATATCATCATCCAAGGGATAGGCGTGGTGCTGGACCAGTCTCATTCAACGTTGTAGGTCTCCCCATGCGTCAG GAAGAAAAACAATGTTCCTATTACATGCAAACTGGATTGTGCAAGTTTGGAGTTGCTTGCAAGTTCCATCACCCGCAGCCTGCATCACTTGGAACTGTTTTACCAGTAACTGGGCATGCTGATGTTGGATCTATGGGCTCAACAGTTATGCCTTCATCAGGTCTACCTTATGCCGGTGGACTTCCTGCATGGTCATTACCAAGAGTGCCGTATATATCTGGCCCGCGTTTTCCTGGTCCGGAAACTTACATGCCCGCTTTTCTTCCTCAAGGCATTGTACCTGCCCAGGGCTGGAACACGTACATG GGAAACATGAGCCCTATGTCTCCTAACGGTTCTACTGCTGTTCTTTATTCCAACTTTATTTACAACTCCAAGAATCTAGGTGAGTCAGCTTCAAGAGGGCTGTCATCAGGAACTACTCCAAGTCTCCCTGAGAGGCCTGATCAACCAGAGTGCCGGTATTTTATGAACACTGGGACATGCAAATATGGATCTGATTGCAAGTTCCATCACCCAAAAGAAAGAATTGCACAATCAGGGGCAAATCCGCCTGGCCTTCCCTTGAGACCG GGGCAAGCTGTATGTTCGTACTACAGTATGTATGGGCTCTGCAAGTACGGCCCAACTTGCAAATTTGATCACCCAGTTGTGGCGGTTCCTCATAATTATAGCTTGGGCCTCCCTAATCTAGCTATGCTTGATTCACATCGCTTCAGTAATCCGAGAAGCATGTCAACAGCCCACTCATCTGAGACTTCCCCTTCTAAATCATCAAAATTTCCTGATTGGGTCCAGAAACATGATGCTGCTAGCAACAAAAATGAGAAATCAGACACAAAGACTTCAGAGGATTCACCTGAAGAGGAGGCCGGTTCTTCACCACACTCCATTCCAAGCTCAGCAGCAGAACCTTTACATGATCAATCTGTTTGA
- the LOC121248591 gene encoding zinc finger CCCH domain-containing protein 3-like isoform X2, with protein sequence MPDNRQVQKNATPNQSANPIEEAFWRLKINDNQEGGGAAQSAPYPDRPGEPDCLYYLRTGFCGYGSNCRYNHPSYVSQGSLYSVELPERVGQPDCGYFLKTGTCKYGSTCKYHHPRDRRGAGPVSFNVEEKQCSYYMQTGLCKFGVACKFHHPQPASLGTVLPVTGHADVGSMGSTVMPSSGLPYAGGLPAWSLPRVPYISGPRFPGPETYMPAFLPQGIVPAQGWNTYMGNMSPMSPNGSTAVLYSNFIYNSKNLGESASRGLSSGTTPSLPERPDQPECRYFMNTGTCKYGSDCKFHHPKERIAQSGANPPGLPLRPGQAVCSYYSMYGLCKYGPTCKFDHPVVAVPHNYSLGLPNLAMLDSHRFSNPRSMSTAHSSETSPSKSSKFPDWVQKHDAASNKNEKSDTKTSEDSPEEEAGSSPHSIPSSAAEPLHDQSV encoded by the exons AAGCATTTTGGCGGTTAAAAATCAATGATAATCAGGAGGGTGGTGGTGCCGCCCAATCAGCTCCATATCCTGATCGACCTGGTGAACCTGACTGCCTGTATTATTTGAGGACTGGATTTTGTGGTTATGGAAGTAACTGTCGTTATAATCACCCTTCTTATGTTTCTCAG GGTTCTCTGTACAGTGTTGAACTCCCAGAAAGAGTTGGACAGCCTGATTGTGGG TACTTTCTGAAGACAGGGACCTGTAAATATGGATCAACATGTAAATATCATCATCCAAGGGATAGGCGTGGTGCTGGACCAGTCTCATTCAACGTT GAAGAAAAACAATGTTCCTATTACATGCAAACTGGATTGTGCAAGTTTGGAGTTGCTTGCAAGTTCCATCACCCGCAGCCTGCATCACTTGGAACTGTTTTACCAGTAACTGGGCATGCTGATGTTGGATCTATGGGCTCAACAGTTATGCCTTCATCAGGTCTACCTTATGCCGGTGGACTTCCTGCATGGTCATTACCAAGAGTGCCGTATATATCTGGCCCGCGTTTTCCTGGTCCGGAAACTTACATGCCCGCTTTTCTTCCTCAAGGCATTGTACCTGCCCAGGGCTGGAACACGTACATG GGAAACATGAGCCCTATGTCTCCTAACGGTTCTACTGCTGTTCTTTATTCCAACTTTATTTACAACTCCAAGAATCTAGGTGAGTCAGCTTCAAGAGGGCTGTCATCAGGAACTACTCCAAGTCTCCCTGAGAGGCCTGATCAACCAGAGTGCCGGTATTTTATGAACACTGGGACATGCAAATATGGATCTGATTGCAAGTTCCATCACCCAAAAGAAAGAATTGCACAATCAGGGGCAAATCCGCCTGGCCTTCCCTTGAGACCG GGGCAAGCTGTATGTTCGTACTACAGTATGTATGGGCTCTGCAAGTACGGCCCAACTTGCAAATTTGATCACCCAGTTGTGGCGGTTCCTCATAATTATAGCTTGGGCCTCCCTAATCTAGCTATGCTTGATTCACATCGCTTCAGTAATCCGAGAAGCATGTCAACAGCCCACTCATCTGAGACTTCCCCTTCTAAATCATCAAAATTTCCTGATTGGGTCCAGAAACATGATGCTGCTAGCAACAAAAATGAGAAATCAGACACAAAGACTTCAGAGGATTCACCTGAAGAGGAGGCCGGTTCTTCACCACACTCCATTCCAAGCTCAGCAGCAGAACCTTTACATGATCAATCTGTTTGA
- the LOC121248591 gene encoding zinc finger CCCH domain-containing protein 3-like isoform X3, translated as MPDNRQVQKNATPNQSANPIEEAFWRLKINDNQEGGGAAQSAPYPDRPGEPDCLYYLRTGFCGYGSNCRYNHPSYVSQGSLYSVELPERVGQPDCGYFLKTGTCKYGSTCKYHHPRDRRGAGPVSFNVVGLPMRQEEKQCSYYMQTGLCKFGVACKFHHPQPASLGTVLPVTGHADVGSMGSTVMPSSGLPYAGGLPAWSLPRVPYISGPRFPGPETYMPAFLPQGIVPAQGWNTYMNLGESASRGLSSGTTPSLPERPDQPECRYFMNTGTCKYGSDCKFHHPKERIAQSGANPPGLPLRPGQAVCSYYSMYGLCKYGPTCKFDHPVVAVPHNYSLGLPNLAMLDSHRFSNPRSMSTAHSSETSPSKSSKFPDWVQKHDAASNKNEKSDTKTSEDSPEEEAGSSPHSIPSSAAEPLHDQSV; from the exons AAGCATTTTGGCGGTTAAAAATCAATGATAATCAGGAGGGTGGTGGTGCCGCCCAATCAGCTCCATATCCTGATCGACCTGGTGAACCTGACTGCCTGTATTATTTGAGGACTGGATTTTGTGGTTATGGAAGTAACTGTCGTTATAATCACCCTTCTTATGTTTCTCAG GGTTCTCTGTACAGTGTTGAACTCCCAGAAAGAGTTGGACAGCCTGATTGTGGG TACTTTCTGAAGACAGGGACCTGTAAATATGGATCAACATGTAAATATCATCATCCAAGGGATAGGCGTGGTGCTGGACCAGTCTCATTCAACGTTGTAGGTCTCCCCATGCGTCAG GAAGAAAAACAATGTTCCTATTACATGCAAACTGGATTGTGCAAGTTTGGAGTTGCTTGCAAGTTCCATCACCCGCAGCCTGCATCACTTGGAACTGTTTTACCAGTAACTGGGCATGCTGATGTTGGATCTATGGGCTCAACAGTTATGCCTTCATCAGGTCTACCTTATGCCGGTGGACTTCCTGCATGGTCATTACCAAGAGTGCCGTATATATCTGGCCCGCGTTTTCCTGGTCCGGAAACTTACATGCCCGCTTTTCTTCCTCAAGGCATTGTACCTGCCCAGGGCTGGAACACGTACATG AATCTAGGTGAGTCAGCTTCAAGAGGGCTGTCATCAGGAACTACTCCAAGTCTCCCTGAGAGGCCTGATCAACCAGAGTGCCGGTATTTTATGAACACTGGGACATGCAAATATGGATCTGATTGCAAGTTCCATCACCCAAAAGAAAGAATTGCACAATCAGGGGCAAATCCGCCTGGCCTTCCCTTGAGACCG GGGCAAGCTGTATGTTCGTACTACAGTATGTATGGGCTCTGCAAGTACGGCCCAACTTGCAAATTTGATCACCCAGTTGTGGCGGTTCCTCATAATTATAGCTTGGGCCTCCCTAATCTAGCTATGCTTGATTCACATCGCTTCAGTAATCCGAGAAGCATGTCAACAGCCCACTCATCTGAGACTTCCCCTTCTAAATCATCAAAATTTCCTGATTGGGTCCAGAAACATGATGCTGCTAGCAACAAAAATGAGAAATCAGACACAAAGACTTCAGAGGATTCACCTGAAGAGGAGGCCGGTTCTTCACCACACTCCATTCCAAGCTCAGCAGCAGAACCTTTACATGATCAATCTGTTTGA